Genomic DNA from Frankiaceae bacterium:
AGATCCGCGCGCCGATCGGGATCCCCTCGCCGGCGAGGCCGTCGGGGTACCCGCGGCCGTCCCAGCGCTCGTGGTGGCAGCGGATGACCTCGACGGCGTTCCCGAGGAACTTGATGGGGGCGACGATCTGCACGCCGATCAGCGGGTGCGTCTTCATCACCTCGTACTCCTCGTCGGTCAGCGGCCCCGGCTTGCAGAGGATCGACTCGGGGATGCCGACCTTGCCGACGTCGTGCAGCAGGAAGCCGTACGACAGCTCGGCGCCGGCCTCCTGGCCGGGGTTGACGACGCGGGAGAGCGCGCGGGCGTAGTCGTGGGTGCGTTCGAGGTGCTCGCGGGTCGAGGAGTCCTTCGCCTCGACGATGAACGCGAGCGTGCGCACGGTGGCGAGGTAGTTCTCCTGCAGCGCGGCCAGGGCCTCCTCGAGCTCGCGGGCGCGGGCGCGTTCGGACTGGTACATCGCGTTGACGTCGCGGGCGAGCGTGAGCAGCTGCTCCTTCGCCTGCGCCAGCTCGGCGGCCTGGTCAAAGTCCACCGGTCAGCTCCCCCTCGACCACCTTGAAGAGGTCTACGGCGCTGAACGGCTTGGACAGGTACGCCGACGCCCCGGCCGCCGCGGCGATCTGCCGCGACTCGGGGTCGGCCTTCGCGGTGAGCATGACGACGCGCGGACCCCCGTCGTCGGCGGTGAGCCTGCGGCAGACCTCCATGCCGTCGATGCCGGGCATCATGACGTCGAGCAGGACGAGGTCGGGGCGTACGTCACCGGCCATCGCCAGCGCCGTCTCTCCGTCGTGGGCCGTGTGGACCTCGACATCCTCCATCTCGAGCATCGCGCCCACCACGTCGCGCGTGATGGCCTCGTCGTCGACGACGAGGACCACGCGGCGGGGGGACACCGGCCTACGACCCGGCGGGTGGACCGGTCAGGAGGTCGGACACGTCCGCCTCGCCGTCGCGGTAGCGGCGGGTGATCTCCGCCGAGCAGGCGTCGAGGATCGCGAAGATGCGGCGCCGCTTGTCGGACAGGTCCGACTCCTCGCGCTCGAAGACCCCGAGCGCCGTACGCAGCTCCTCGTCGGAGCGCGCCGACACGTCGGAGAGGTCGACGTCGGCGACGAGCGCCTCGACGTAGCGGCGGTGCTCGTCGGCGCGGCTCGGCTCGGCGGCGGAGTGCCTGCCGAGGCCGCGCGGCGCCGTACGCGGGCCGCTGTCGCCCAGGATCTGCGGCAGGTCCGCGAGCAGCGACCCTGTGCCTTCGCCGCCGCGACGGCCCAGCTCGGCGCGGAGGATGTCGATGCGGCCCTGGACGAGCCGGCGGAGGTACGACGTGTCGGCCTCCTCCTGCTCCGCGTCGTCGCGGCGGGCGCGCAGGTCGGCGAGCGGGACCGTCGCGATGTCGTCGAGGAAGCCGTCGGCCAGCACGCGGTCGATGCGGCGGTTGCCTCCGGTCGTACCCTGCGTCACGGTCGGTCCCTTCCGGTGCCGATGCCCAGGAGTACCCGCGCCTCCGTGGGCGATAACGGGGGGCGCTGCGCGAGGCTTGCCAGCGTAGCCGCTCGCTCGACGAGCTGAGCGTTGTCCCTGACGGGCTGCCCGGCCGCGAACGTCAGCGTGTCCTCCATCCCGACACGCAGGTGCCCGCCGTGCGCGAGCGCCGCGAGCATGACGGGGATCGTGCTGCGGCCGACCCCCGTGGCGCTGAACGTCGCGCCGTCCGGCAGCGCCGCGACGCACGCGGCGAGCTGCGCGGGGGTGCCGGGCATCGCGCCTGGCACGCCGAGGACGAGGTCGACATGGACGTGGCCGCCGGCGGGAGGGCCGTACTTGGCGATCAGGCGTTCGACGGTGGCGAGGTGACCAGGCTCGAAGCACTCGAACTCGGGGACGACGCCGCGCTCCTGCATCCGCGTGTAGAGCGCGGCGATGAACGCGGGGCGGTTGAGGAACACGTCGTCGCCGAAGTTCACGGTGCCGCACGTCAGGCTGGCGGCGTCGGGCTGCGCGTCCACGACAGCGAGCCGCGCCTCCTCCGGGTCGGTGACGGCGCCGCCGGTGGAGAGCTGGACGACCAGGTCGGTGGAGTCGTGCAGCGCCTCGACGGCCGCGCGCAGCGCGCCGAGGTCGAGGCTCGACCCGCCGTCGGCGTCGCGCAGGTGCACGTGGATGACCGCGGCGCCGGCCGCCTCGCACCCCTTGGCCGCCGCGACGAGCTCGTCGAGCGTGACGGGCAGCGCG
This window encodes:
- a CDS encoding aerial mycelium formation protein, with the translated sequence MTQGTTGGNRRIDRVLADGFLDDIATVPLADLRARRDDAEQEEADTSYLRRLVQGRIDILRAELGRRGGEGTGSLLADLPQILGDSGPRTAPRGLGRHSAAEPSRADEHRRYVEALVADVDLSDVSARSDEELRTALGVFEREESDLSDKRRRIFAILDACSAEITRRYRDGEADVSDLLTGPPAGS
- a CDS encoding response regulator; protein product: MSPRRVVLVVDDEAITRDVVGAMLEMEDVEVHTAHDGETALAMAGDVRPDLVLLDVMMPGIDGMEVCRRLTADDGGPRVVMLTAKADPESRQIAAAAGASAYLSKPFSAVDLFKVVEGELTGGL
- a CDS encoding HD domain-containing phosphohydrolase, which translates into the protein MDFDQAAELAQAKEQLLTLARDVNAMYQSERARARELEEALAALQENYLATVRTLAFIVEAKDSSTREHLERTHDYARALSRVVNPGQEAGAELSYGFLLHDVGKVGIPESILCKPGPLTDEEYEVMKTHPLIGVQIVAPIKFLGNAVEVIRCHHERWDGRGYPDGLAGEGIPIGARIFSVCNTFDAMTSDRPYRRALPFDYAVEEIERCGGTQFDPVVVDAFVEMCAQLGGGSGLAAG
- a CDS encoding 3-keto-5-aminohexanoate cleavage protein, whose protein sequence is MTGTLITVAPTGAETAKAKAPALPVTLDELVAAAKGCEAAGAAVIHVHLRDADGGSSLDLGALRAAVEALHDSTDLVVQLSTGGAVTDPEEARLAVVDAQPDAASLTCGTVNFGDDVFLNRPAFIAALYTRMQERGVVPEFECFEPGHLATVERLIAKYGPPAGGHVHVDLVLGVPGAMPGTPAQLAACVAALPDGATFSATGVGRSTIPVMLAALAHGGHLRVGMEDTLTFAAGQPVRDNAQLVERAATLASLAQRPPLSPTEARVLLGIGTGRDRP